A region from the Candidatus Electrothrix scaldis genome encodes:
- a CDS encoding DUF177 domain-containing protein, with protein MKVQFTDISTAGSRYIITDDKWLALTDFQKSAPVHAELTLTRKSDTRVEVYGNLDVGLLLACDRCLADYSFAVQVSFHYILDRESEESGHIKELECTTANLDIIQVEEPAVDIPDLLRQQLYLVLPEKKICSPACKGLCIQCGTNLNDGACSCDQEMSNSPFAVLASLKKG; from the coding sequence GACGACAAATGGCTTGCCCTGACAGATTTCCAGAAAAGCGCTCCGGTACATGCGGAGTTGACACTCACACGGAAAAGTGATACACGAGTTGAGGTGTATGGCAATCTGGATGTCGGGCTGCTGTTGGCCTGCGACCGTTGTCTTGCTGACTATAGTTTTGCTGTTCAGGTGAGTTTTCATTACATCCTGGACAGGGAAAGCGAAGAAAGCGGTCATATAAAAGAACTCGAATGCACAACGGCTAATCTTGATATTATTCAGGTAGAAGAGCCTGCTGTGGATATTCCAGATTTGCTTCGGCAGCAGTTGTATTTGGTGTTGCCGGAAAAGAAGATATGCTCGCCAGCCTGCAAAGGACTGTGTATACAGTGCGGAACAAATCTGAATGACGGCGCATGTTCCTGTGATCAGGAAATGAGTAACTCCCCTTTTGCAGTTTTGGCATCGCTGAAAAAAGGCTAA
- the rpmF gene encoding 50S ribosomal protein L32: MALPKRRHSRSRTRKRRAHDFLTGPSVGRCPECGEPKMPHQLCSGCGTYKGKTFYQFGDELD; encoded by the coding sequence ATGGCATTACCAAAAAGACGACATTCTCGTTCACGAACCCGGAAACGCAGAGCGCATGATTTTTTGACCGGTCCCAGCGTGGGCCGTTGCCCGGAATGCGGTGAGCCGAAAATGCCGCATCAATTATGTTCCGGTTGTGGAACCTATAAAGGGAAAACTTTTTATCAGTTCGGAGACGAGCTGGATTAG